Proteins encoded by one window of Streptomyces clavuligerus:
- a CDS encoding DNA/RNA helicase domain-containing protein, with translation MEPAWTTVGLPSPAVGPLVARLFLPAAPEPDGPEPLERVLAFAEGGRPIGRGAAHALISELFRHSSHGRGRRFTAEERQTIADALDQSVRALRTLGLSDLQVVREGHQSLMGRLSRTGGAGRAALSAKGMRVWEALLTAVCVHVVDRLARRSPLVAREARRQARAHAELIGRSDERLLAESVRLADADQEFELGHLGALGERYRTVSVLGLADVSPGAATRWLEHVHVPLAAVTGDGGPPRPAHRLPERHPRLLLRGGPGAGKTVLAHWLAARAAADRDTGRIPFLVPLRLLGAQEAMPETVEEFLATAPGLPLERLHDGWIDRVLAEGRGLVVVDGLDEVHTAVRAAVGRRLAELLAVYPGTRCVVLTRPRAVRDGWLARHGFTEATLLPLTPDGVSELVRRWCADDRGDGGGAREDGGGSGTGADSGAGPGAALNGLLRSRPGLADAATNPLICAALCALTAEHGLLTEHDCLSGVLPMLFGGRDGRRGVRPPGGAPPGRDLCYEAAQSVARATVLEGSPELPTRTVLRLFTEHDEHGAPGGQDPPHGREPFGDPRRLLAHLVDRTGVLSTGPADTVAFTHPVFRDFLLARRIARWNDRELLVRQVGSADLYPVVSLLTEGQENGDISFLIDGPGHDRPPLPAGEPTEGTAGEPRSAPAPAASRAEPDTPPTVARPPAAPPPPARAPVRPSGPTRGAHELAMALSVATRVEPELIRAVRVRLFPWLDVGDESDLWFGPWTATRTRAAIALRPDLLPALRAELADRLHRSPPDDPLRSLGALVAEVHSALPPALRLEERVTWIDVSVRSGRQKTLERALEPALRALLTEGRDGLADWLAGAWPRLPEAVRSTVTAWQLANLAAHRAPDHGPPVPEPPGGLTPGHVAVLAEAVPHVALPVSLSGPRLRLGAPAATGGAAILVPDTDPRVIEILSPGGGPARTVLVERDGEHTVEIGTGPGPVRLRTPTGAVYELVPERAPTRPAPLPERGTVAELLVLLDPGTQPGVPRRAVEELRALLELLGDAGLPEVQVLRQFRLPDTGTRVDAVIAGMRPGGREPSYAVVELRRWRHGEVDRRMERDATARVRRSVDHLTRRLALLRDSPELIDGFVHWYRTDPAERAATGSGRLFPDVSRDRALELLRERFAPLPGAPAVDALLDSDTVPEDPAQFVLRPDQEEGYGAVLRRVERAREAHPQEVIIVTGGPGSGRSAVGLALLRELRRRSEEVYYTNGSPALEHLLSSVGLLDGVRKHPAERAGFGGEADGTGFLLYDEAQCLRGPFAPRPVSRFDQRLRRGQVDRMIRAARVPVFLLDEEDTGHPGEVGSFVSIASAATDQGRTVREIDLDAFGAGAGWGHAQWVSRLLGLRAEPVGRYPSDSTPALLLAESPRRLEEAVRARTAEGGTARLTAGSAWPWYAPESEVRIGDWARPWGHRLIDSDPSAAHPLERVERVQDVRGCAFDWCGVLMGPDLVWREGRWVTDLDASHDPRMRSLPPEEAARCVVRLYRTLLTRGLHGTVLHSTDEETRARLAELIPRV, from the coding sequence ATGGAGCCCGCGTGGACCACGGTGGGGCTGCCGTCACCGGCGGTCGGGCCGCTGGTGGCACGGCTCTTCCTGCCCGCGGCCCCGGAGCCGGACGGCCCCGAGCCGCTGGAACGCGTTCTCGCCTTCGCCGAGGGCGGGCGCCCGATCGGCCGGGGCGCGGCGCACGCCCTGATCTCGGAGCTGTTCCGGCACTCCTCGCACGGACGCGGCAGACGGTTCACGGCGGAGGAGCGCCAGACCATCGCGGACGCGCTCGACCAGTCGGTACGGGCGCTGCGGACGCTGGGGCTGAGCGATCTCCAGGTGGTGCGGGAGGGGCACCAGTCCCTGATGGGGCGGCTGAGCCGTACCGGCGGGGCCGGGCGGGCCGCGCTCTCGGCCAAGGGCATGCGGGTCTGGGAAGCGCTCCTGACGGCGGTCTGCGTCCATGTCGTGGACCGGCTCGCCCGGCGGTCGCCCCTGGTGGCGCGCGAGGCACGGCGGCAGGCGCGCGCCCACGCCGAGCTGATCGGACGCTCCGACGAACGGCTCCTCGCCGAGAGTGTCCGACTGGCCGACGCCGACCAGGAGTTCGAGCTGGGCCACCTCGGTGCGCTGGGCGAGCGGTACCGGACCGTCTCCGTCCTCGGCCTGGCGGACGTCTCCCCGGGCGCGGCGACCCGATGGCTGGAACACGTCCATGTCCCGCTGGCCGCCGTGACCGGCGACGGAGGGCCGCCCCGGCCCGCGCACCGGCTGCCGGAGCGGCATCCGCGGCTGCTGCTGCGGGGCGGACCCGGCGCGGGGAAGACGGTGCTGGCCCACTGGCTCGCGGCCCGTGCGGCGGCCGACCGGGACACCGGCCGGATTCCGTTCCTCGTCCCGCTGCGGCTGCTCGGCGCGCAGGAGGCGATGCCGGAGACCGTCGAGGAGTTCCTCGCCACCGCCCCCGGCCTGCCGCTGGAGCGGCTGCACGACGGATGGATCGACCGGGTGCTCGCCGAGGGGCGGGGCCTGGTCGTCGTCGACGGGCTCGACGAGGTCCACACCGCCGTCCGCGCCGCCGTCGGGCGGCGCCTCGCCGAACTCCTCGCCGTCTACCCCGGCACCCGCTGCGTGGTCCTGACCCGGCCCCGCGCGGTACGCGACGGCTGGCTCGCCCGCCACGGCTTCACCGAGGCGACCCTGCTCCCGCTCACCCCCGACGGGGTGAGCGAACTCGTCCGGCGCTGGTGCGCCGACGACAGGGGCGACGGCGGCGGAGCCCGGGAGGACGGCGGCGGGTCCGGGACGGGTGCCGACAGCGGTGCCGGGCCCGGCGCCGCGCTGAACGGACTCCTCCGCTCCCGGCCCGGTCTCGCCGACGCGGCGACCAACCCCCTGATCTGCGCCGCGCTCTGCGCCCTGACGGCCGAACACGGCCTCCTCACCGAACACGACTGCCTCAGCGGTGTCCTGCCCATGCTCTTCGGCGGCCGGGACGGACGCCGCGGGGTGCGGCCCCCCGGCGGCGCGCCCCCCGGCCGGGACCTCTGCTACGAGGCGGCCCAGAGCGTCGCCCGCGCGACCGTCCTCGAAGGCAGCCCGGAACTCCCCACCCGTACCGTGCTGCGGCTCTTCACGGAGCACGACGAGCACGGCGCACCGGGCGGGCAGGACCCGCCGCACGGGCGGGAGCCGTTCGGGGACCCCCGGCGGCTGCTCGCCCATCTGGTCGACCGCACGGGCGTCCTGAGCACCGGCCCCGCGGACACGGTCGCCTTCACCCACCCCGTCTTCCGGGACTTCCTCCTCGCCCGGCGGATCGCGCGCTGGAACGACCGGGAACTCCTGGTGCGGCAGGTCGGCTCGGCCGACCTCTACCCGGTGGTCAGCCTGCTGACCGAGGGGCAGGAGAACGGGGACATCAGCTTTCTGATCGACGGGCCGGGGCACGACCGGCCGCCCCTCCCGGCCGGGGAGCCGACGGAGGGGACCGCCGGCGAACCGCGGTCCGCCCCCGCCCCGGCGGCGTCCCGCGCGGAGCCGGACACCCCGCCCACCGTTGCCCGGCCACCGGCGGCACCTCCCCCGCCCGCGCGGGCGCCCGTCCGCCCGTCCGGACCCACCCGGGGAGCCCATGAGCTGGCCATGGCCCTCAGCGTGGCCACCCGTGTCGAACCCGAGCTGATCCGCGCCGTCCGCGTCCGCCTCTTCCCCTGGCTGGACGTGGGCGACGAGTCCGACCTCTGGTTCGGCCCCTGGACCGCGACCCGGACCCGGGCCGCCATCGCGCTCCGCCCCGACCTGCTGCCCGCCCTCCGCGCGGAACTGGCCGACCGGCTCCACCGGAGCCCCCCGGACGACCCGCTGCGCTCGCTGGGCGCGCTCGTCGCCGAGGTGCACAGCGCGCTCCCGCCCGCGCTGCGGCTGGAGGAGCGGGTCACCTGGATCGACGTCTCGGTCCGCTCCGGGCGTCAGAAGACCCTGGAGAGGGCCCTGGAGCCCGCCCTCCGCGCCCTCCTCACCGAGGGCCGCGACGGCCTCGCCGACTGGCTCGCCGGAGCCTGGCCCCGGCTGCCCGAAGCCGTCAGGAGCACCGTGACGGCCTGGCAGCTCGCCAATCTCGCCGCCCACCGGGCACCCGACCACGGCCCCCCCGTACCCGAGCCGCCCGGCGGGCTGACCCCCGGCCATGTCGCCGTCCTCGCCGAGGCCGTCCCGCACGTCGCCCTGCCGGTCAGCCTGAGCGGTCCCCGGCTGCGGCTGGGAGCCCCGGCGGCCACGGGCGGCGCCGCGATCCTCGTCCCGGACACCGACCCCCGGGTGATCGAGATCCTGTCCCCCGGCGGCGGCCCCGCGCGGACCGTCCTGGTGGAGCGTGACGGGGAACACACCGTCGAGATCGGTACCGGCCCCGGCCCGGTGCGCCTGCGGACGCCGACGGGCGCGGTGTACGAGCTGGTGCCCGAACGGGCGCCGACCCGCCCCGCCCCGCTCCCGGAGCGGGGGACCGTCGCGGAACTGCTCGTCCTGCTGGACCCGGGCACACAGCCCGGGGTGCCCCGCCGGGCGGTGGAGGAACTGCGGGCCCTGCTGGAACTGCTCGGCGACGCCGGGCTGCCGGAGGTGCAGGTGCTGCGGCAGTTCCGGCTCCCGGACACCGGCACCCGGGTGGACGCGGTCATCGCGGGGATGCGCCCCGGCGGGCGCGAGCCCTCGTACGCGGTGGTGGAACTGAGGCGATGGCGCCACGGGGAGGTCGACCGGCGGATGGAGCGGGACGCCACCGCCCGGGTGCGCCGCTCCGTCGACCACCTCACCCGGCGGCTCGCCCTGCTGCGCGACAGCCCCGAGCTGATCGACGGATTCGTCCACTGGTACCGCACCGACCCTGCCGAGCGCGCCGCGACCGGGTCCGGCAGGCTCTTCCCCGACGTCAGCCGGGACCGGGCGCTGGAACTCCTGCGGGAGCGCTTCGCCCCGCTCCCCGGCGCACCGGCGGTCGACGCCCTGCTGGACAGCGACACGGTCCCCGAGGACCCGGCGCAGTTCGTGCTCCGGCCGGACCAGGAGGAGGGGTACGGGGCGGTCCTGCGGCGGGTGGAGCGGGCCCGGGAGGCGCACCCCCAGGAGGTGATCATCGTGACCGGGGGGCCGGGCAGCGGCAGGAGCGCCGTCGGACTCGCCCTCCTGCGGGAGCTGCGCCGCAGGAGCGAGGAGGTGTACTACACCAACGGCTCGCCCGCGCTGGAGCATCTGCTCTCCTCGGTGGGACTCCTCGACGGGGTGCGCAAACACCCCGCCGAGCGCGCGGGCTTCGGAGGCGAAGCCGACGGCACGGGCTTCCTGCTGTACGACGAGGCCCAGTGTCTGCGGGGGCCGTTCGCGCCCCGGCCCGTCAGCCGCTTCGACCAGCGGCTGCGCCGGGGCCAGGTCGACCGGATGATCAGGGCCGCCCGGGTGCCGGTCTTCCTGCTGGACGAGGAGGACACGGGCCATCCCGGCGAGGTCGGCTCCTTCGTCTCGATCGCCTCCGCCGCCACCGACCAGGGCCGCACCGTCCGCGAGATCGATCTCGACGCCTTCGGCGCGGGCGCCGGGTGGGGCCATGCGCAGTGGGTGTCCCGGCTGCTCGGGCTGCGCGCGGAGCCGGTCGGCCGGTACCCGAGCGACAGCACCCCCGCGCTGCTGCTGGCGGAGAGTCCGCGCCGGCTGGAGGAGGCGGTGCGGGCCCGGACCGCCGAGGGAGGCACCGCGCGGCTCACGGCGGGTTCGGCCTGGCCCTGGTACGCGCCGGAGTCCGAGGTCCGGATCGGCGACTGGGCGCGCCCCTGGGGGCACCGGCTGATCGACTCCGACCCCTCGGCCGCGCACCCGCTCGAACGGGTCGAACGGGTCCAGGACGTGCGCGGCTGCGCGTTCGACTGGTGCGGTGTGCTCATGGGACCCGATCTGGTATGGCGGGAGGGGCGGTGGGTCACCGACCTCGACGCCTCCCACGACCCCCGGATGCGCTCCCTGCCGCCCGAGGAGGCCGCCCGCTGTGTCGTCCGCCTCTACCGCACCCTCCTCACCCGTGGTCTGCACGGCACCGTGCTCCACTCCACCGACGAGGAGACCCGGGCCCGCCTGGCGGAGCTGATCCCCCGGGTCTGA
- the hypE gene encoding hydrogenase expression/formation protein HypE, giving the protein MADTVLPQAGPVDPSGWTCPLPLRDHPRVVMGHGGGGALSAELVENVFLPAFGDGPVLAALGDSAVLDPGGARIAFSTDSFVVRPLFFPGGSIGDLAVNGTVNDLAMSGARAAWLSCAAILEEGVETALVARVAEAMGTAARRAGVQVVTGDTKVVEAGHGDGVYLNTAGIGLIPPGVDIRPQRARPGDTVLVSGEIGLHGVAIMSVREGLEFGVEIESDCAALGTLVDAMLAVTPDLHVLRDPTRGGLAASLHEIASAAGVGVTLQESAVPVPPPVANACAVLGLDPFYVANEGKLVAFVPREHTDAVLAAMRAHPLGAAAAVIGECVADHPGMVVARTAFGGTRVVDLPIGEQLPRIC; this is encoded by the coding sequence TTGGCTGACACCGTCCTCCCCCAGGCAGGCCCGGTGGACCCGAGCGGCTGGACGTGTCCGCTGCCGCTGCGGGACCACCCCCGGGTGGTGATGGGCCACGGCGGCGGCGGGGCGCTCTCCGCCGAACTCGTCGAGAACGTCTTCCTGCCCGCCTTCGGCGACGGGCCCGTCCTCGCCGCCCTCGGCGACTCGGCGGTGCTCGACCCCGGCGGGGCCAGGATCGCCTTCTCCACGGACTCGTTCGTGGTCCGGCCCCTCTTCTTCCCCGGCGGCAGCATCGGCGACCTGGCCGTCAACGGCACCGTCAACGATCTGGCGATGAGCGGGGCGCGGGCCGCGTGGCTGTCCTGTGCCGCGATCCTGGAGGAGGGCGTGGAGACCGCCCTCGTCGCCCGGGTCGCCGAGGCCATGGGCACGGCGGCCCGCCGGGCGGGCGTCCAGGTGGTGACCGGCGACACCAAGGTGGTGGAGGCGGGCCACGGCGACGGCGTCTACCTCAACACCGCCGGGATCGGACTGATCCCGCCCGGCGTCGACATCCGGCCGCAGCGTGCCAGGCCCGGCGACACGGTGCTCGTCAGCGGGGAGATCGGGCTGCACGGGGTGGCGATCATGAGTGTGCGGGAGGGGCTGGAGTTCGGCGTCGAGATCGAGAGCGACTGCGCCGCGCTCGGCACGCTGGTGGACGCGATGCTGGCCGTCACCCCCGACCTCCATGTCCTGCGCGACCCCACCCGGGGCGGCCTCGCCGCGTCCCTCCACGAGATCGCCTCGGCGGCGGGCGTCGGCGTCACCCTCCAGGAGTCCGCCGTCCCGGTCCCGCCCCCCGTCGCCAACGCCTGCGCGGTGCTCGGCCTCGACCCCTTCTACGTCGCCAACGAGGGCAAACTCGTTGCGTTCGTCCCCCGCGAGCACACCGACGCGGTCCTCGCCGCGATGCGCGCGCATCCGCTGGGCGCGGCGGCGGCGGTCATCGGCGAGTGCGTCGCGGACCATCCGGGGATGGTGGTGGCGCGGACCGCGTTCGGGGGGACCCGGGTGGTGGACCTGCCGATCGGGGAGCAACTGCCGCGCATCTGCTGA
- the hypD gene encoding hydrogenase formation protein HypD has translation MRYVTEFQDPELARGLVEDIRAAVTRPWALMEVCGGQTHTIIRHGIDQLLPEGVELIHGPGCPVCVTPLEVIDKALAIASRPGVIFCSFGDMLRVPGTDRDLFRVRGEGGDVRVVYSPLDALRIARDHPDREVVFFGIGFETTAPPNAMAVHQARRQGVRNFSTLISHVRVPPAIEAIMTSPDCRVQGFLAAGHVCSVMGTGEYPELAEKHRVPIVVTGFEPLDILEGVRRTVRQLERGEHTVDNAYPRAVPPGGNPAARAMLEDVFEVTDRAWRGIGVIPRSGWRLSPRYRDQDAEHRFDVTGIDTREPAECRSGEVLQGLLKPNECGAFGTVCTPRTPLGATMVSSEGACAAYYLYRRLGAPAPGAPAPAPVPSAVPSSAVPTPVEANPVG, from the coding sequence GTGAGATATGTGACGGAGTTCCAGGACCCGGAACTGGCCCGGGGCCTGGTGGAGGACATCAGGGCCGCGGTCACCCGCCCCTGGGCGCTGATGGAGGTGTGCGGCGGGCAAACCCACACCATCATCCGCCATGGCATCGACCAACTGCTGCCGGAGGGCGTGGAGCTGATCCACGGCCCGGGGTGCCCGGTGTGCGTCACCCCGCTCGAAGTGATCGACAAGGCGCTGGCGATCGCCTCCCGGCCCGGAGTGATCTTCTGTTCCTTCGGGGACATGCTCCGGGTGCCCGGCACCGACCGCGATCTGTTCCGGGTGCGCGGCGAGGGCGGGGACGTCCGGGTGGTGTACTCGCCGCTGGACGCGCTGCGGATCGCCCGTGACCACCCGGACCGCGAGGTGGTGTTCTTCGGCATCGGTTTCGAGACCACCGCCCCGCCCAACGCGATGGCCGTGCATCAGGCCCGCCGTCAGGGCGTCCGCAACTTCAGCACGCTGATCTCGCACGTCCGGGTGCCTCCCGCCATCGAGGCGATCATGACGTCCCCGGACTGCCGGGTGCAGGGCTTCCTCGCCGCCGGGCATGTGTGCAGTGTGATGGGCACCGGGGAGTACCCGGAACTGGCCGAGAAACATAGGGTGCCGATCGTGGTCACCGGCTTCGAGCCCCTGGACATCCTGGAGGGCGTCCGCCGCACGGTGCGGCAGCTCGAACGGGGCGAGCACACCGTGGACAACGCCTATCCGCGCGCCGTGCCGCCCGGGGGGAACCCGGCGGCCCGCGCGATGCTGGAGGACGTCTTCGAGGTCACCGACCGCGCCTGGCGCGGCATCGGAGTGATCCCGCGCAGCGGCTGGCGGCTCTCGCCCCGCTACCGCGACCAGGACGCGGAGCACCGTTTCGACGTCACGGGGATCGACACCCGGGAACCCGCCGAGTGCCGCAGCGGCGAAGTGCTTCAGGGGCTGCTGAAGCCGAACGAGTGCGGCGCGTTCGGCACCGTGTGCACCCCCCGGACGCCGCTCGGGGCCACCATGGTCTCCAGCGAGGGGGCGTGCGCCGCGTACTACCTCTACCGGCGGCTGGGTGCCCCCGCGCCCGGTGCGCCCGCGCCGGCACCCGTACCCTCCGCCGTGCCGTCGTCCGCCGTCCCGACTCCTGTGGAGGCGAACCCCGTTGGCTGA
- a CDS encoding HypC/HybG/HupF family hydrogenase formation chaperone produces the protein MCLAVPGRVMEIEERDGTRMAVVDFGGVVKDVCLEYLPDLAVGEYAIVHVGFALQRLDEESALRTLELFAELGLLQEEFGDPWEAAAPPGESPERAREQEQDREAAR, from the coding sequence ATGTGCCTGGCGGTGCCCGGCAGAGTGATGGAGATCGAGGAACGGGACGGCACCCGGATGGCCGTCGTGGACTTCGGCGGCGTGGTCAAGGACGTGTGCCTGGAGTATCTGCCCGATCTGGCGGTGGGCGAGTACGCCATCGTCCACGTCGGCTTCGCCCTCCAGCGCCTCGACGAGGAGTCCGCCCTGCGGACGCTGGAGCTCTTCGCCGAACTGGGGCTTCTCCAGGAGGAGTTCGGCGACCCCTGGGAGGCGGCGGCGCCCCCCGGCGAGTCCCCTGAGCGCGCGCGGGAGCAGGAACAGGACCGGGAGGCGGCGCGGTGA
- the hypF gene encoding carbamoyltransferase HypF, whose translation MTGRPVDSAVPLRRRVAVQGLVQGVGFRPFVFALATGLGLSGHVTNTGDGVLAEVEGPPDAVDAFCRRIVSDAPPLADVAAVRQEEIRATGARGFAIAPSSRAGTGRGTDRGTDRGGGRDPDGAGGRGAGRTLIPPDTATCAACLAELRNPADRRFRHPFITCTDCGPRFTIVTALPYDRAHTTMAGFPMCRACAREYADPADRRFHAQPVSCHDCGPRLTLIAPGAPRRTGDTALVEARRLLAAGAVLAVKGVGGYHLACDAANAGTVALLRRRKNRGDKPFALMVRAPEDIAPLVRLGPEERALLTGPARPIVLLRRRPEPPGGGPAAADLVAPRAPDLGVMLPYTPLHHLLLGLDGDPEGPRVLVMTSGNLAGEPIVTEDAEALERLAPLVDAWLAHDRPIRVPCDDSVVRVVDGVPLPLRRSRGFVPAPVRLPLPVPPLLAAGGDLKNVFALAQDRWAWLSGHIGDMDDLATLRAFDRAVAHLKAVTGVERAAPVADRHPGYRSARRVRRLAAGRAVTGVQHHHAHVAAAMAEHGLDGTRPVIGVAFDGTGHGGDGTVWGGEVLIADYRGFRRFAHLEPVPLPGGDAAVVRPYRMALSHLRAAGIAWTGDLACVRTCPEDELRVLERQLETGLNCVATSSMGRLFDAVSSLAGVCHRAGYEAQAAIELEAAAYAYGPPDPPAPGSGSGPDSGHGPGCRFALTERDDGRWTATPAPVLAAVVDDLRSGAPAGLVAARFHAGVTDAVRRLCGLARDRHGLDTVALTGGVFGNALLLSSCTRALAADGFTVLRHRRVPPNDGGLALGQLMVAARATTGEEADPCAWRCPAE comes from the coding sequence GTGACCGGCCGCCCGGTGGACTCCGCCGTTCCGCTGCGGCGGCGGGTCGCCGTCCAGGGCCTGGTCCAGGGGGTGGGCTTCCGGCCCTTCGTCTTCGCGCTCGCCACCGGACTGGGACTCTCCGGCCATGTCACGAACACCGGGGACGGGGTGCTCGCGGAGGTCGAGGGGCCACCGGACGCCGTCGACGCCTTCTGCCGCCGGATCGTGTCCGACGCGCCCCCGCTGGCCGATGTGGCCGCCGTGCGGCAGGAGGAGATCCGGGCCACCGGGGCGCGCGGATTCGCGATCGCCCCCTCGTCCCGCGCGGGAACCGGACGGGGAACGGACCGGGGAACGGACCGGGGCGGCGGCCGGGACCCGGACGGGGCCGGGGGCCGGGGCGCGGGCCGGACCCTGATCCCGCCGGACACCGCGACCTGCGCCGCGTGCCTCGCCGAGCTGCGGAACCCGGCCGACCGGCGCTTCCGCCACCCCTTCATCACCTGTACCGACTGCGGGCCGCGCTTCACCATCGTCACCGCGCTCCCCTACGACCGGGCCCATACGACCATGGCCGGGTTCCCGATGTGCCGCGCCTGCGCCCGCGAGTACGCCGACCCCGCCGACCGGCGCTTCCACGCCCAGCCGGTCTCCTGCCACGACTGCGGCCCCCGGCTCACGCTCATCGCCCCGGGCGCGCCCCGGCGCACCGGGGACACCGCGCTCGTCGAGGCACGGCGGCTGCTCGCCGCCGGGGCCGTCCTCGCCGTGAAGGGCGTCGGCGGCTACCACCTGGCCTGCGACGCCGCGAACGCGGGGACGGTCGCCCTGCTGCGGCGGCGCAAGAACCGGGGCGACAAGCCGTTCGCGCTGATGGTCCGCGCGCCCGAGGACATCGCGCCCCTGGTCCGCCTCGGACCCGAGGAACGCGCGCTGCTCACCGGTCCCGCCCGGCCCATCGTGCTGCTGCGCCGCCGCCCGGAGCCGCCCGGCGGCGGCCCGGCGGCGGCCGACCTGGTGGCACCCCGCGCGCCCGATCTGGGCGTGATGCTGCCGTACACCCCGTTGCACCATCTGCTGCTGGGCCTCGACGGCGACCCGGAAGGACCCCGGGTGCTCGTGATGACCAGTGGGAACCTCGCCGGTGAGCCCATCGTCACGGAGGACGCCGAAGCGCTGGAACGGCTCGCCCCGCTCGTCGACGCCTGGCTGGCGCACGACCGGCCGATCCGGGTGCCGTGCGACGACTCGGTGGTCCGCGTGGTGGACGGGGTGCCGCTGCCGCTGCGGCGCTCCCGGGGCTTCGTGCCCGCGCCGGTGCGGCTGCCGCTGCCGGTGCCCCCGCTGCTCGCGGCGGGCGGCGATCTGAAGAACGTGTTCGCGCTGGCGCAGGACCGCTGGGCCTGGCTGTCGGGGCACATCGGCGACATGGACGACCTGGCGACGCTCCGGGCGTTCGACCGCGCCGTGGCCCATCTGAAGGCCGTGACCGGGGTGGAACGGGCGGCCCCCGTGGCCGACCGCCACCCCGGCTACCGTTCCGCGCGCCGGGTGCGGCGACTGGCGGCGGGCCGCGCCGTCACCGGTGTCCAGCACCACCACGCCCATGTCGCGGCGGCGATGGCGGAACACGGTCTGGACGGGACCCGGCCGGTGATCGGCGTCGCCTTCGACGGCACCGGCCACGGCGGGGACGGCACCGTCTGGGGCGGCGAGGTGCTGATCGCCGACTACCGCGGCTTCCGCCGCTTCGCCCATCTGGAGCCGGTGCCGCTGCCGGGCGGGGACGCGGCGGTGGTCCGCCCGTACCGCATGGCCCTGTCCCATCTGCGTGCCGCCGGGATCGCCTGGACCGGCGACCTCGCCTGTGTGCGGACCTGTCCGGAGGACGAACTCCGGGTCCTCGAACGGCAGTTGGAGACCGGGCTCAACTGTGTGGCCACCTCCAGCATGGGCCGGCTCTTCGACGCGGTCTCCTCGCTGGCCGGGGTCTGCCACCGGGCCGGGTACGAGGCCCAGGCGGCGATCGAACTGGAGGCGGCGGCGTACGCGTACGGTCCGCCCGACCCCCCGGCCCCAGGCTCCGGCTCCGGCCCGGACTCCGGTCACGGCCCCGGCTGTCGCTTCGCGCTGACGGAGCGGGACGACGGCCGCTGGACCGCCACGCCCGCCCCCGTCCTCGCGGCCGTGGTCGACGACCTGCGCTCCGGCGCGCCCGCCGGGCTGGTGGCGGCCCGTTTCCACGCCGGGGTCACCGACGCGGTGCGGCGGCTGTGCGGACTCGCCCGGGACCGGCACGGCCTGGACACGGTGGCGCTGACCGGCGGCGTCTTCGGCAACGCGCTGCTGCTGTCGTCCTGCACGCGGGCGCTCGCGGCGGACGGCTTCACCGTACTGCGGCACCGGCGGGTGCCGCCCAACGACGGAGGGCTGGCCCTCGGCCAGCTCATGGTGGCCGCACGGGCCACGACGGGAGAGGAGGCGGACCCATGTGCCTGGCGGTGCCCGGCAGAGTGA
- the hypB gene encoding hydrogenase nickel incorporation protein HypB, with protein MCRSSDLRQAVLARNDDSAALLRSELAARGTVAVNLLSSPGSGKTALLEGELAAARERGVPVAALTADLATENDARRLARTGVPVQQILTGGLCHLEAVMLRGYLAGWLPPGTRVLFLENVGNLVCPAVYDLGESLRVTLASVTEGEDKPLKYPTAFGLAQVVLVTKTDLAAAVGFDEEAFLENVARVNPGVEVVFTSARDGRGTGALLERALAVQEGAVPHRPVLARTPEPAPAPVPVSAVGRVPTVHEHAHAHTHDHPAHGHDHAHTHDHTPHDHDHRHDHGSAAGAPHPHGAPVVDPL; from the coding sequence ATGTGCCGTTCGTCCGACCTCCGGCAGGCGGTCCTGGCCCGCAACGACGACAGCGCGGCGCTGCTGCGCTCCGAGCTGGCCGCGCGGGGCACGGTGGCCGTCAACCTCCTCTCCAGTCCGGGCAGCGGGAAGACCGCCCTCCTGGAGGGGGAGCTGGCGGCGGCCAGGGAGCGCGGTGTCCCGGTCGCCGCGCTCACCGCCGACCTGGCCACCGAGAACGACGCCCGGAGGCTCGCGCGGACGGGCGTACCGGTGCAGCAGATCCTCACCGGGGGGCTGTGCCACCTGGAGGCCGTGATGCTGCGCGGCTATCTGGCGGGCTGGCTGCCTCCCGGCACCCGGGTGCTGTTCCTGGAGAACGTGGGCAATCTGGTCTGCCCGGCCGTCTACGACCTGGGCGAGTCGCTGCGGGTGACGCTGGCGTCGGTGACGGAGGGCGAGGACAAGCCGCTCAAGTACCCCACCGCCTTCGGTCTCGCGCAGGTGGTGCTCGTCACCAAGACGGACCTGGCGGCGGCGGTCGGTTTCGACGAGGAGGCGTTCCTGGAGAACGTCGCCCGCGTCAACCCCGGGGTCGAGGTCGTGTTCACCTCGGCGCGCGACGGCCGGGGCACCGGGGCCCTGCTGGAGCGGGCGCTCGCGGTGCAGGAGGGCGCCGTGCCGCACCGGCCGGTGCTGGCCCGCACCCCGGAGCCCGCACCCGCGCCCGTGCCCGTTTCCGCGGTGGGGCGGGTCCCCACCGTCCATGAGCACGCCCACGCCCACACGCACGACCACCCGGCGCACGGACACGACCACGCCCACACCCACGACCACACGCCGCACGACCACGACCACCGGCACGACCACGGGTCCGCCGCCGGTGCCCCGCATCCGCACGGCGCCCCGGTGGTGGACCCGCTGTGA